The following are encoded in a window of Flavobacterium cupriresistens genomic DNA:
- the hisB gene encoding bifunctional histidinol-phosphatase/imidazoleglycerol-phosphate dehydratase HisB, producing MKKVLFIDRDGTIVLEPENYQLDSLDKVEFYPKAFQYLAKIASELDYELAMVTNQDGLGTDSFPEDTFWPTQNFILKAFENEGVLFDDIFIDKSFPEENAPTRKPRTGMLTKYLNNPQYDLENSFVLGDRLTDVELAKNLGAKAIFINHTDGIGTNEISIKREELNDTIILQTTSWKTIYEFLKLEERSASITRKTNETDIFIGLNLDGTGKSKIETGIAFFDHMLDQIARHGQMDLEITVKGDLEVDEHHTIEDTAIALGEVYAKALGNKLGIERYGFCLPMDDCLAQVAIDFGGRNWLVWEAEFKREMVGKMPTEMFYHFFKSFSDGAKANINIKAEGTNEHHKIEAIFKAFAKAIKVAVKRDTEKMILPSTKGML from the coding sequence ATGAAAAAAGTACTTTTTATCGATCGTGACGGAACGATTGTTTTAGAACCCGAAAATTATCAATTAGACAGCCTGGATAAAGTAGAATTTTATCCAAAAGCATTTCAATATTTAGCCAAAATCGCCAGCGAACTCGACTATGAATTGGCTATGGTAACCAATCAAGACGGATTAGGAACAGACAGTTTCCCCGAAGATACCTTTTGGCCAACACAAAATTTTATTCTGAAAGCCTTTGAAAATGAAGGCGTATTGTTTGATGATATCTTCATTGATAAGTCTTTCCCTGAAGAAAACGCACCAACACGCAAGCCAAGAACCGGAATGCTAACTAAATACTTGAATAATCCCCAATATGATTTAGAGAATTCATTTGTTTTAGGAGATCGTCTAACCGATGTTGAATTAGCTAAAAATTTAGGAGCAAAAGCCATCTTTATAAATCATACTGATGGAATCGGCACCAATGAAATCAGCATAAAACGAGAAGAATTAAACGATACCATTATTCTTCAAACAACAAGCTGGAAAACGATTTATGAATTTCTGAAATTAGAAGAACGTTCAGCCTCAATTACCAGAAAAACAAACGAAACTGATATTTTTATTGGTTTAAACTTAGACGGAACCGGTAAAAGCAAGATCGAAACCGGAATTGCCTTTTTTGATCATATGTTAGATCAGATTGCACGTCACGGTCAAATGGACTTAGAAATTACTGTAAAAGGGGATTTAGAAGTCGATGAACACCACACCATTGAAGATACTGCAATTGCTTTGGGCGAAGTATACGCAAAAGCATTAGGCAATAAGTTAGGAATAGAGCGATATGGTTTCTGTCTTCCAATGGACGATTGCCTCGCGCAGGTTGCCATTGACTTCGGAGGAAGAAATTGGTTGGTTTGGGAAGCCGAATTCAAACGTGAAATGGTTGGAAAAATGCCAACCGAAATGTTTTATCACTTCTTCAAATCATTTTCCGATGGAGCCAAAGCCAACATCAACATAAAAGCCGAAGGAACAAACGAACACCACAAAATCGAAGCGATCTTTAAAGCCTTCGCCAAAGCGATAAAAGTAGCAGTAAAACGAGATACAGAGAAAATGATTCTACCATCAACGAAAGGGATGCTTTAA
- the hisC gene encoding histidinol-phosphate transaminase: MKFDLNTITRENVKTLKPYSSARDEFEDFNTANMIFLDANENPFQNGVNRYPDPQQNSVKAILAKNNKVNPNQILLGNGSDEVLDLLFRAFCEPKKDNIISLPPTYGMYGVLADINAVENREVLLSTDFQPQVEKILDAVDDNTKIIFFCSPNNPTGNSFSDESVVKLLQNFKGLIVIDEAYIDFSDKESWLTEMDEYPNLVITQTLSKAYGLAGIRLGVCYASAAIILVLNKIKPPYNVNELTQQRAIVRLNDSEKIKSEISSIIEQREELLKVLLEVSFVEKIYPTEANFILVKVDNANKRYDELIAKGIVIRNRTTQALCENCLRFTIGIPEENAVLIKELKLLK; this comes from the coding sequence ATGAAATTCGACCTAAATACAATAACACGTGAAAACGTAAAAACCCTAAAGCCGTATTCGTCTGCACGAGACGAGTTTGAGGATTTTAATACTGCGAACATGATTTTTTTGGACGCGAATGAAAATCCGTTTCAAAATGGTGTAAATCGCTACCCGGATCCACAGCAAAATTCGGTGAAAGCTATTTTAGCAAAAAACAATAAAGTAAACCCAAATCAGATTCTACTGGGGAACGGTAGTGATGAAGTCTTAGATTTGCTTTTCAGAGCTTTCTGTGAACCTAAAAAAGACAATATCATTTCGTTGCCGCCGACCTACGGCATGTATGGCGTTCTAGCCGACATAAACGCAGTAGAAAACAGAGAGGTTTTACTTTCGACTGATTTTCAACCACAAGTAGAGAAAATCTTAGATGCCGTTGATGACAATACCAAAATCATCTTTTTTTGCTCTCCAAATAATCCAACCGGCAATTCTTTTTCGGATGAAAGCGTGGTAAAATTACTTCAGAACTTCAAAGGTTTGATTGTAATTGATGAAGCCTATATTGATTTTTCTGACAAAGAAAGCTGGCTCACCGAAATGGATGAATACCCTAATTTAGTCATCACACAAACACTTTCTAAAGCCTACGGTTTGGCAGGAATCCGATTGGGAGTTTGTTATGCTTCAGCAGCAATAATTTTGGTTTTGAATAAAATAAAGCCGCCCTATAATGTAAATGAATTAACACAACAAAGAGCGATAGTTCGCTTGAATGATTCAGAAAAAATAAAATCAGAAATTAGTTCTATTATTGAACAAAGAGAGGAATTACTTAAAGTTTTACTCGAAGTTTCTTTTGTAGAGAAAATATATCCCACAGAGGCCAATTTCATTCTTGTAAAAGTAGACAATGCCAACAAAAGATATGATGAATTAATTGCAAAAGGAATCGTAATCAGAAACCGTACAACACAAGCTTTATGCGAAAACTGTCTTCGATTCACAATCGGAATCCCAGAAGAAAATGCAGTTTTAATTAAGGAATTGAAGTTGTTGAAGTAA
- the hisF gene encoding imidazole glycerol phosphate synthase subunit HisF, with protein sequence MLAKRIIPCLDIKNGRTVKGVNFVDLRDAGDPVELAALYSAEGADELVFLDISATEERRKTLVNMVRHVAEKINIPFTVGGGISSVEDVEILLNNGADKVSINSSAVKNPQLINDLAQKFGSQCVVVAIDAKQINGQWIVHLVGGKVPTELNLFDWAVEVAARGAGEILFTSMDNDGTKNGFANEALAKLSELVNIPIIASGGAGNIQHFVDSFKIGKADAALAASVFHFKEIEIKALKRELKNNSIEVRI encoded by the coding sequence ATGTTAGCAAAAAGAATCATACCTTGTTTAGATATAAAAAACGGTCGAACCGTAAAAGGCGTCAATTTTGTTGATTTGCGCGATGCGGGAGATCCTGTAGAACTTGCTGCGTTATATTCAGCTGAAGGGGCAGATGAGTTGGTTTTCCTGGATATTTCCGCTACGGAAGAACGCAGAAAGACTTTAGTAAATATGGTGCGCCATGTTGCGGAAAAAATCAATATTCCGTTTACGGTCGGAGGAGGGATTTCTTCTGTCGAGGATGTTGAAATCCTATTGAACAATGGAGCTGACAAAGTATCAATCAATTCATCGGCTGTAAAAAACCCGCAATTAATCAATGATTTGGCACAAAAATTCGGAAGTCAATGTGTTGTGGTAGCAATCGATGCCAAACAAATTAACGGACAATGGATTGTACACTTAGTAGGCGGAAAAGTACCTACAGAGTTAAATTTATTCGATTGGGCCGTAGAAGTTGCAGCACGTGGTGCAGGCGAAATTTTATTCACATCAATGGACAATGACGGAACCAAAAACGGATTTGCAAACGAGGCTTTGGCAAAACTCTCGGAACTAGTAAATATTCCGATTATTGCATCGGGAGGAGCCGGAAATATTCAACATTTTGTCGATTCATTTAAAATTGGAAAAGCAGATGCCGCTTTGGCTGCGAGTGTTTTTCACTTTAAAGAAATCGAAATTAAAGCTTTAAAAAGAGAACTTAAAAACAATAGTATTGAAGTTAGAATTTAA
- the hisA gene encoding 1-(5-phosphoribosyl)-5-[(5-phosphoribosylamino)methylideneamino]imidazole-4-carboxamide isomerase: protein MRIIPAIDIIDGKCVRLSKGDYDTKIIYNENPLEVAKSFEAHGIEYLHLVDLDGAKSSKIVNYKILEQIATKTKLKIDFGGGLKADSDLKIAFESGANQITGGSIAVKNRELFQKWIAEYGSDKIILGADAKDEKVAVSGWLEDSNEDLVPFIQDYQNKGIQYVICTDIAKDGMLEGPSFDLYKKIIENCTVKSNAAEIKLIASGGISTFDELPKLAELGCEGTIIGKAIYEGRISLKQLENYILSM from the coding sequence ATGAGAATAATACCAGCCATAGATATCATTGACGGAAAATGTGTTCGTTTGTCCAAAGGAGATTATGACACCAAAATAATTTATAATGAAAACCCGCTTGAAGTCGCAAAATCATTTGAAGCACACGGAATCGAGTATCTGCATTTAGTCGATTTAGATGGTGCCAAGTCAAGCAAGATTGTCAATTATAAAATCTTAGAACAAATAGCAACAAAGACCAAACTGAAGATTGATTTCGGAGGCGGACTAAAAGCAGATTCCGATCTGAAAATTGCTTTTGAAAGTGGTGCAAATCAAATCACAGGCGGCAGTATCGCAGTAAAAAACAGAGAATTATTCCAAAAATGGATTGCAGAATACGGTTCTGATAAAATCATTCTGGGAGCAGATGCCAAAGATGAAAAAGTGGCAGTTTCAGGCTGGTTAGAAGACTCAAATGAAGATTTGGTTCCATTTATTCAAGACTATCAAAACAAAGGAATTCAATACGTTATTTGCACGGACATTGCCAAAGACGGGATGCTAGAAGGCCCCAGTTTTGATTTATATAAAAAAATAATAGAGAATTGTACCGTCAAATCGAACGCAGCAGAGATTAAATTAATCGCATCAGGAGGAATCTCAACATTTGATGAATTACCCAAATTGGCCGAATTGGGCTGCGAAGGAACCATCATCGGAAAAGCGATTTATGAAGGACGAATTTCGTTGAAACAATTGGAAAATTACATATTATCAATGTAG
- a CDS encoding carbohydrate-binding family 9-like protein — MKSNLILFVLCLVFSVTAGAQTIPIHKTKGKISIDGDLADWKTPFKGPFVIHNSGGKATQQTTVSFAWDDENLYVAYRSQDAKIVGSKKQNDSQIFNSDDLVEIFIDPDGDRQNYLEIGVNAFSTHYDMLIKCISPGCGGWNTSISFNLSGMQAVSKINPKGFSTEIKIPFSGLKNIPNGNFNKPKIGTKWKGNAFRIDYGNTTEYLALQPYKNPVFGFHKPEEFAVLEFVE; from the coding sequence ATGAAATCCAATTTAATACTATTTGTTTTATGTTTAGTTTTTTCTGTAACAGCTGGTGCCCAAACGATTCCGATTCATAAAACAAAAGGGAAAATAAGTATCGATGGTGATTTAGCTGATTGGAAGACACCATTTAAAGGTCCGTTTGTTATACATAACTCAGGTGGAAAGGCTACCCAACAAACCACTGTCTCTTTTGCTTGGGATGATGAAAATCTTTATGTTGCATATCGTTCTCAAGATGCTAAAATTGTCGGGTCAAAGAAGCAAAACGACTCGCAAATATTTAATAGTGATGATTTGGTTGAAATTTTTATAGATCCTGATGGAGATAGGCAAAATTATCTGGAAATCGGAGTTAATGCTTTCTCAACGCATTACGATATGCTCATCAAATGTATTTCGCCTGGTTGTGGAGGTTGGAATACTTCTATATCGTTTAACCTTTCCGGCATGCAAGCAGTTAGTAAAATAAATCCAAAAGGCTTTTCTACCGAAATAAAAATTCCTTTTTCGGGGTTGAAAAACATTCCGAATGGGAATTTTAACAAACCGAAAATCGGCACCAAATGGAAAGGAAATGCTTTTAGAATCGATTACGGTAATACGACTGAATATCTTGCATTACAGCCTTATAAGAATCCTGTATTTGGTTTCCATAAACCGGAGGAGTTTGCTGTTTTGGAGTTTGTGGAGTGA
- a CDS encoding M1 family metallopeptidase produces MKNYFGGFVIAFLVSFGTNAQGLLNKSETTFTHQDTLRGSITKERAWWDLKYYHLDIKVNPSEKTITGSNTIRYTVLSTGTKMQIDLQQPMQIYKVTQDGKELKFVRDGNAFFIELTAAQKVGDKKEIVVSFGGKPKEAIKPPWDGGITWKKDKNGKDFIASSCQGLGASVWWPNKDHMYDEVENMLISVNVPGDLTDVSNGRLQSIKKEKDGTRTFNWYVANPINNYGVNINIGDYAHFSEKYKGEKGDLDCSYYVLKDNLDKAKEHFKDAPRMLKAFENWFGPYPFYEDSYKLVEAPYLGMEHQSSVTYGNEYKNGYLGHDLSGTGWGMKFDFIIIHESGHEWFANNITYKDIADMWIHESFTNYSESLFVEYYYGKEAGAEYVIGCRRNIQNDKPIIGNYEVNNEGSGDMYPKGANMLHTIRQIVNDDAKWKSILRGLNSTFYHQTVTTKQIEDYMSTQTGIDLSKIFNQYLRSTKIPVFEYMFKDGQLGYHWTNCVNKFDMPVKVTVDGKEIWLKPTQEWKSEKIEGKEPKLEVDKNFYVTTSNIIE; encoded by the coding sequence ATGAAAAATTACTTTGGAGGCTTTGTTATAGCCTTTCTGGTTAGTTTCGGAACCAATGCTCAAGGACTTCTTAATAAGTCTGAAACTACTTTTACACATCAGGACACTTTACGCGGAAGCATCACAAAAGAAAGAGCCTGGTGGGACTTGAAATATTACCATCTGGATATTAAAGTAAACCCTTCTGAGAAAACGATAACCGGATCTAATACGATTCGTTATACGGTTTTGTCAACAGGGACGAAAATGCAAATAGACTTACAGCAGCCCATGCAGATTTATAAAGTCACTCAGGATGGGAAAGAGCTAAAGTTTGTGAGAGATGGCAATGCTTTTTTCATCGAATTGACTGCTGCTCAAAAAGTAGGAGATAAAAAGGAGATTGTGGTTTCATTTGGTGGAAAACCTAAAGAAGCAATAAAACCACCTTGGGACGGAGGAATTACCTGGAAAAAAGACAAAAACGGGAAAGATTTCATCGCTTCCTCTTGTCAGGGTCTGGGCGCCAGTGTTTGGTGGCCTAACAAAGATCATATGTATGACGAAGTGGAGAACATGTTGATCAGCGTAAATGTTCCGGGCGATTTGACTGATGTTTCTAATGGAAGATTACAAAGCATTAAAAAAGAAAAAGACGGTACGAGAACCTTTAATTGGTACGTGGCCAATCCAATCAACAATTACGGTGTAAACATTAATATTGGAGATTATGCTCATTTTTCTGAGAAGTATAAAGGAGAAAAAGGAGATCTGGACTGCAGTTATTATGTTTTAAAAGACAACTTAGACAAAGCCAAAGAGCACTTTAAAGATGCACCAAGAATGCTAAAAGCATTTGAAAACTGGTTTGGACCTTATCCTTTCTACGAAGACAGCTATAAACTGGTTGAAGCGCCTTATTTAGGTATGGAGCACCAAAGTTCTGTAACCTATGGTAATGAATACAAAAACGGCTATTTAGGTCATGATCTAAGCGGTACCGGATGGGGAATGAAATTTGACTTTATCATCATTCATGAATCTGGTCACGAATGGTTTGCAAACAATATTACGTACAAAGACATTGCAGACATGTGGATTCACGAAAGTTTCACCAATTATTCGGAGAGTCTTTTTGTGGAATATTACTATGGCAAAGAAGCGGGAGCTGAATATGTTATCGGATGCAGAAGAAACATTCAAAACGACAAACCGATTATAGGTAATTATGAAGTAAACAATGAAGGTTCCGGGGATATGTATCCAAAAGGAGCCAATATGCTTCATACGATTCGTCAGATTGTAAATGATGATGCCAAATGGAAATCAATTTTAAGAGGTTTAAACAGTACTTTTTATCATCAAACCGTTACTACTAAACAGATTGAAGATTATATGAGCACACAAACCGGAATTGATTTAAGCAAAATTTTCAATCAGTATTTGAGAAGTACCAAAATTCCGGTTTTTGAATATATGTTTAAAGACGGACAACTAGGATACCACTGGACAAACTGCGTAAATAAGTTTGACATGCCGGTAAAAGTAACGGTAGACGGAAAAGAAATCTGGTTGAAACCAACTCAGGAATGGAAATCAGAAAAAATTGAAGGTAAAGAACCTAAACTGGAAGTAGACAAAAACTTCTATGTTACGACTTCTAATATTATAGAATAA
- the hisIE gene encoding bifunctional phosphoribosyl-AMP cyclohydrolase/phosphoribosyl-ATP diphosphatase HisIE — MNIDFSKNTDDLIPAIVQDSETKTVLMLGYMNAESLQKTIDTQKVTFFSRSKQRLWTKGEESGNFLNLVDIKNDCDGDTLLIQAKPVGPTCHTGADTCWQEENKESYGFISNLENTIKVRRENADSEKSYVASLFEKGINKIAQKVGEEAVEVVIEAKDDNDDLFLSESADLLFHYLILLQAKGFQLEDVVNVLKKRQK, encoded by the coding sequence ATGAACATAGATTTCTCAAAAAACACAGACGATTTAATTCCGGCAATAGTTCAGGATTCAGAGACTAAAACAGTTTTAATGCTGGGTTATATGAATGCAGAATCGCTTCAAAAAACGATAGATACTCAAAAAGTTACTTTTTTCAGCCGATCCAAACAAAGACTTTGGACAAAAGGGGAGGAGAGTGGTAACTTTTTAAACTTAGTAGACATTAAAAATGACTGTGATGGCGATACCTTATTAATCCAGGCAAAACCCGTTGGACCAACGTGTCACACAGGGGCAGATACCTGCTGGCAGGAAGAAAATAAAGAGTCTTATGGTTTTATTTCCAATTTAGAAAACACAATCAAAGTCCGTAGAGAAAATGCTGATTCCGAGAAAAGTTATGTGGCTTCACTATTTGAAAAAGGCATCAATAAAATTGCCCAGAAAGTAGGGGAAGAGGCCGTAGAAGTGGTAATCGAAGCCAAAGACGATAATGATGATTTGTTTTTAAGTGAAAGTGCTGATTTACTTTTTCATTATTTAATTTTGCTACAAGCCAAAGGTTTTCAGCTGGAAGACGTTGTAAATGTTTTGAAGAAGCGTCAGAAGTAG
- the hisH gene encoding imidazole glycerol phosphate synthase subunit HisH codes for MKIVIINYGAGNIQSIMFAIERLGYKAILSNNPEEILAADKVIFPGVGEASSAMEKLIESGLDCLIPNLKQPVLGICLGMQLMCQSSEEGNTKGLGIFDVDVVKFTSNVKVPQMGWNQIYNLKSDLFREIPENEFMYLVHSFYAPSCPEAIATTHYDVEYASALHKNNFYGTQFHPEKSGDIGEKILGNFLNI; via the coding sequence ATGAAAATAGTTATCATAAATTACGGGGCAGGAAATATTCAAAGCATCATGTTTGCTATTGAAAGACTGGGTTACAAGGCCATCCTGAGCAATAATCCGGAAGAAATTCTGGCTGCCGACAAAGTGATTTTCCCCGGAGTTGGCGAAGCAAGTTCAGCAATGGAAAAACTGATTGAGAGTGGTTTGGACTGTTTGATTCCAAATCTAAAACAACCCGTATTAGGAATTTGTCTGGGAATGCAGCTGATGTGCCAATCGTCTGAAGAAGGAAACACCAAGGGATTAGGTATTTTTGATGTTGATGTGGTCAAATTCACATCTAACGTAAAAGTGCCTCAAATGGGTTGGAATCAGATCTATAATTTGAAATCAGATTTGTTTAGAGAAATTCCAGAGAACGAATTCATGTATTTGGTACACAGTTTTTATGCTCCAAGTTGCCCCGAAGCCATAGCAACAACCCATTACGATGTTGAATACGCCTCGGCCTTACATAAAAATAATTTTTACGGAACCCAGTTTCACCCCGAAAAAAGCGGAGACATTGGAGAGAAAATACTGGGGAATTTTTTAAATATTTAA